In Athalia rosae chromosome 6, iyAthRosa1.1, whole genome shotgun sequence, one DNA window encodes the following:
- the LOC125501315 gene encoding protein ANTAGONIST OF LIKE HETEROCHROMATIN PROTEIN 1-like isoform X1 — protein MLKWQFPDCFGAMDGTHIPILAPPESTEDYLNYKSFHSIVILAIVDSNYRFMYANVGAPGRCTDASIFRRSRLFTQFSGAQNEQPQLKTNLHIISDAAFPLLPWIMKPFPITIDMALAQRIFNYRLSSARMTVENSFGRLKGPWRIILKRADLTLDNMKKVVKTCLILHNLCEKAGDIFYPKWTAKGQYLEEKYGKIPSVPIPDRRAPVIAKIKQDMLAERLMNDGVSIDSLD, from the exons ATGCTGAAATGGCAGTTTCCGGATTGTTTTGGGGCTATGGATGGGACGCACATTCCAATTCTTGCACCACCGGAATCGACAGAAGACTACCTCAATTATAAGTCATTTCATTCAATCGTCATCCTAGCAATAGTCGATTCCAATTACAGATTCAT GTATGCTAATGTTGGAGCTCCAGGGCGCTGTACCGACGCATCCATTTTTCGCAGAAGCAGATTATTCACACAGTTCTCGGGTGCTCAAAATGAGCAGCCTCAATTGAAGACTAACTTACACATCATATCAGATGCAGCATTCCCTCTTTTACCGTGGATAATGAAACCCTTCCCCATTACAATTGATATGGCTTTGgcacaaagaattttcaactaCAGGCTGAGTAGTGCTCGAATGACTGTGGAGAATTCGTTTGGCCGTTTGAAAGGACCCTGGAGGATTATTTTGAAAAGGGCAGACCTGACGCTTGATAACATGAAGAAGGTCGTCAAAACTTGTCTAATTCTTCATAATCTTTGTGAAAAAGCGGGTgacattttttatccaaaGTGGACTGCAAAAGGGCAATacctcgaagaaaaatatggtAAAATTCCTAGTGTGCCCATCCCAGACAGACGAGCACCAGTAATCGCCAAAATCAAACAAGATATGCTAGCTGAAAGACTCATGAACGATGGTGTGTCTATCGATAGTTTAGACTGA
- the LOC125501315 gene encoding protein ALP1-like isoform X2 gives MAVSGLFWGYGWDAHSNSCTTGIDRRLPQLYANVGAPGRCTDASIFRRSRLFTQFSGAQNEQPQLKTNLHIISDAAFPLLPWIMKPFPITIDMALAQRIFNYRLSSARMTVENSFGRLKGPWRIILKRADLTLDNMKKVVKTCLILHNLCEKAGDIFYPKWTAKGQYLEEKYGKIPSVPIPDRRAPVIAKIKQDMLAERLMNDGVSIDSLD, from the exons ATGGCAGTTTCCGGATTGTTTTGGGGCTATGGATGGGACGCACATTCCAATTCTTGCACCACCGGAATCGACAGAAGACTACCTCAATT GTATGCTAATGTTGGAGCTCCAGGGCGCTGTACCGACGCATCCATTTTTCGCAGAAGCAGATTATTCACACAGTTCTCGGGTGCTCAAAATGAGCAGCCTCAATTGAAGACTAACTTACACATCATATCAGATGCAGCATTCCCTCTTTTACCGTGGATAATGAAACCCTTCCCCATTACAATTGATATGGCTTTGgcacaaagaattttcaactaCAGGCTGAGTAGTGCTCGAATGACTGTGGAGAATTCGTTTGGCCGTTTGAAAGGACCCTGGAGGATTATTTTGAAAAGGGCAGACCTGACGCTTGATAACATGAAGAAGGTCGTCAAAACTTGTCTAATTCTTCATAATCTTTGTGAAAAAGCGGGTgacattttttatccaaaGTGGACTGCAAAAGGGCAATacctcgaagaaaaatatggtAAAATTCCTAGTGTGCCCATCCCAGACAGACGAGCACCAGTAATCGCCAAAATCAAACAAGATATGCTAGCTGAAAGACTCATGAACGATGGTGTGTCTATCGATAGTTTAGACTGA
- the LOC125501312 gene encoding uncharacterized protein LOC125501312 isoform X1, whose protein sequence is MERAGNPTQDQKNMLVYFLQQHPELVSGKFNKDFTYKMGQNLWKEVAQNMNAISGAKKDWMQWRKCWQDMQSHAKKKKTSNMRNACKTGGGPSETQTLTPLEDSVVDLVGSTSIIGDTTVNESETTFVFDCTAPSDQIDESINYAHEEWNDINHNNVAHDEVYRKQLVTSVLQKRICQPTAREQGSTSTHIGTNVAVGCSSISMDDNIEYIAPKRKVSEAKQPPVKKLNTSMRDKDNNHSASPASRPVFSRSRPISAARRLTEVTNYTKNLSCISEKDLEVRKNYYDSKLKICKDYYDAKLKLLKLDVAAKQRIAIAIENLKQDIQKSTQEDAQNMQGSMQEDTQGIQDIMQEDQQDMQKEYLEEYLE, encoded by the exons ATGGAACGTGCGGGGAATCCAACTCAGGATCAGAAAAATATGTTGGTCTACTTCCTACAGCAGCATCCGGAGTTGGTAtctggaaaattcaataaagaTTTCACATATAAAATGGGGCAAAATCTGTGGAAGGAAGTGGCCCAAAATATGAATGCAATATCAGGTGCAAAAAAAGATTGGATGCAATGGAGAAAA TGCTGGCAAGATATGCAATCACATgctaagaagaaaaagaccaGTAATATGCGTAATGCTTGTAAAACCGGTGGAGGTCCAAGTGAGACACAAACACTGACACCACTTGAGGATAGTGTTGTTGATCTGGTTGGTTCAACTTCGATTATCGGTGACACGACTGTCAATGAATCGGAGACAACTTTT GTCTTTGACTGCACTGCCCCATCTGATCAGATTGACGAGTCAATAAATTATGCACACGAAGAATGGAATGATATTAATCATAATAACGTTGCACATGATGAGGTCTACAGAAAACAGCTTGTGACTTCAGTGTTGCAGAAACGTATCTGCCAACCCACAGCGAGAGAACAAG GCTCAACGAGTACTCACATTGGTACAAATGTAGCAGTAGGATGTAGCAGTATTTCGATGGACGACAACATAGAATACATAGCACCTAAAA GGAAAGTTTCTGAAGCAAAGCAGCCTCCTGTAAAGAAGTTAAACACTTCAATGCGCGATAAAGATAACAACCACTCGGCCTCACCTGCTAGTAGAC CTGTATTCTCACGCTCCAGGCCTATATCTGCAGCCCGTCGTCTTACCGAAGTTACGAATTACACGAAAAACCTCAGTTGCATATCTGAAAAAGATTTGGAAGtccgtaaaaattattatgacAGCAAGCTAAAGATCTGTAAGGATTATTATGATGCCAAACTGAAGCTTCTGAAATTAGATGTTGCCGCGAAACAGCGAATAGCGATAGCTATCGAAAACTTGAAGCAGGACATACAGAAAAGCACGCAGGAGGACGCGCAGAACATGCAGGGAAGCATGCAGGAGGACACGCAGGGCATCCAGGATATTATGCAGGAGGACCAGCAGGACATGCAGAAAGAGTATCTTGAAGAGTATCTGGAATAG
- the LOC112694923 gene encoding putative nuclease HARBI1 isoform X2 — MDLQRLINWNAVELLENAEILEERPRRIYNRQRDPFELNDDQFIRLFRLNKDLATNIINLFDELHDNPHRRSSALTSETKVLTALRFYASGSYQMDVGYNYQLACSQPSVSRCLRDVNSLLNNPVMFNEWVHFPRSIPELESLRNRFYTDYGFPGVCGCVDCTHIAIVPPSRHDNVYPEHVYVNRKGYHSFNVQLGILVTPYNHGF; from the exons ATGGATCTACAACGTCTGATTAACTGGAATGCTGTAGAGTTGCTTGAAAACGCAGAAATACTTGAGGAGCGTCCACGACGAATCTACAATCGTCAACGCGATCCATTTGAGTTGAACGACGATCAGTTCATACGGTTGTTTAGGCTGAATAAAGATCTAGCAACGAATATAATTAATCTATTCGATGAGTTGCATGATAATCCTCACCGTCGATCTTCCGCATTAACTTCTGAAACAAAG GTACTTACAGCGCTCAGATTTTATGCGTCTGGTAGTTATCAAATGGACGTTGGTTACAATTACCAATTAGCTTGTAGTCAGCCTTCTGTAAGTCGTTGTCTACGAGACGTTAATTCATTACTCAACAATCCTGTAATGTTCAACGAATGGGTACACTTCCCAAGGAGTATTCCGGAGTTGGAAAGCCTCCGTAACAG ATTCTATACAGATTATGGATTCCCGGGAGTATGTGGTTGTGTCGATTGTACACATATTGCAATAGTCCCCCCAAGTCGGCATGATAATGTGTATCCCGAACACGTTTATGTAAATCGGAAAGGGTATCATTCATTTAACGTACAACTG GGGATTCTGGTTACGCCTTACAACCATGGCTTTTGA
- the LOC125501317 gene encoding uncharacterized protein LOC125501317, with amino-acid sequence MSNVDEKVKKKRKVFGDDETLHLLEIWASDKIQKQFYSTTRHNLIYESIARQLKELGFISMYIRTYVHTCEEVKSKIRNLKTEYRSEKPKSGSSTPDWKHFSIIHKVLGQRDAANDDLMDESLADLEEHFDDANLSSQLGSSEDVEATEESPSQSIIQQSRSSLSPSVAKTANNSRIRRISRPYAEQTQRRIN; translated from the exons ATGTCAAATGttgatgaaaaagtaaaaaaaaaacgaaaagtctTTGGAGATGACGAGACCCTACATCTACTAGAAATATGGGCATCCGATAAGATACAGaaacaattttattccacCACCAGGCACAATCTTATCTATGAATCTATAGCTAGGCAACTCAAAGAACTCGGCTTCAttagtatgtacatacgtacgtacgtacatacatgtgaaGAGGTCAAAAGTAAGATCCGAAATCTGAAGACCGAGTACAGGAGTGAAAAGCCTAAATCAG GAAGTTCCACGCCAGATTGGAAACACTTCTCCATTATTCACAAAGTATTAGGCCAGAGAGATGCAGCAAATGATGATTTGATGGACGAAAGTCTTGCAGATTTAGAAGAACATTTCGATGACG CCAATTTGTCATCGCAACTGGGTAGTTCTGAAGACGTAGAAGCGACTGAAGAATCACCTAGTCAGTCAATCATACAGCAAAGCCG gagcaGCTTATCACCTTCAGTTGCAAAAACGGCAAATAATTCGAGAATTCGTAGAAT ATCCAGACCCTACGCCGAGCAAACTCAAAGGAGGATAAATTGA
- the LOC105692996 gene encoding voltage-dependent anion-selective channel-like, whose amino-acid sequence MAPPTYGDLGKNARDVFGKGYHFGLLKLDVKTKTESGVEFSSGGVSNQDTGKVFGTLETKYKVKEYGLTFTEKWNTDNTLGTDISLADKLLQGLTLGYSCTFSPQTGSRSGKFKTSYKQEYVSANADFDLSLSSGPLVHASAVIGHQGWLAGYQVSFDSQRSKISKNNLALGFTASDFAVHTAVNDGREFGGSIYHKVKPGLEGAINLAWNSSDNATQFGLGAKYDLDRDASVRAKLNSHLQIGLGYQQKLRDGVTVTLSTNIDGKNFGSGGHKIGFALDLEA is encoded by the exons ATGGCACCTCCAACTTACGGTGACTTGGGCAAGAACGCTCGCGATGTATTTGGGAAGGGGTATCACTTTGGCCTTCTTAAATTGGATGTAAAAACCAAGACTGAGTCTGGCGTTGAATTCTCAAGTGGGGGTGTGTCCAACCAAGACACAGGCAAAGTCTTTGGCACTTTGGAGACCAAGTACAAGGTGAAGGAATATGGTCTAACCTTTACTGAGAAATGGAACACTGATAATACTTTGGGCACTGACATAAGTTTAGCCGATAAACTTTTGCAAGGATTGACGCTGGGATATAGCTGTACCTTCTCACCTCAAACAgg AAGCAGAAGTGGCAAATTCAAGACTTCGTACAAACAAGAGTACGTATCTGCCAACGCTGATTTTGATCTGAGTCTTTCTAGCGGACCGCTTGTCCATGCATCTGCAGTCATTGGACACCAAG GCTGGCTGGCCGGTTACCAAGTTAGCTTCGACTCTCAAAGAAGCAAGATTTCCAAGAATAATCTCGCTCTTGGATTCACTGCATCCGACTTTGCTGTACATACAGCTGT GAATGATGGTCGTGAGTTTGGAGGTTCCATTTACCACAAGGTGAAACCTGGCTTGGAAGGAGCTATTAACTTGGCTTGGAACTCAAGCGACAATGCGACGCAATTTGGACTTGGCGCAAAGTATGACCTTGATCGTGATGCCAGTGTAAGAGCCAAGCTCAACTCTCACCTTCAGATTGGGTTGGGATACCAGCAGAAATTACGCGACG GTGTCACTGTAACATTGTCGACAAACATCGATGGCAAGAACTTCGGCTCTGGTGGCCATAAGATCGGCTTTGCTCTGGACCTTGAAGCTTAA
- the LOC125501312 gene encoding uncharacterized protein LOC125501312 isoform X2, giving the protein MQSHAKKKKTSNMRNACKTGGGPSETQTLTPLEDSVVDLVGSTSIIGDTTVNESETTFVFDCTAPSDQIDESINYAHEEWNDINHNNVAHDEVYRKQLVTSVLQKRICQPTAREQGSTSTHIGTNVAVGCSSISMDDNIEYIAPKRKVSEAKQPPVKKLNTSMRDKDNNHSASPASRPVFSRSRPISAARRLTEVTNYTKNLSCISEKDLEVRKNYYDSKLKICKDYYDAKLKLLKLDVAAKQRIAIAIENLKQDIQKSTQEDAQNMQGSMQEDTQGIQDIMQEDQQDMQKEYLEEYLE; this is encoded by the exons ATGCAATCACATgctaagaagaaaaagaccaGTAATATGCGTAATGCTTGTAAAACCGGTGGAGGTCCAAGTGAGACACAAACACTGACACCACTTGAGGATAGTGTTGTTGATCTGGTTGGTTCAACTTCGATTATCGGTGACACGACTGTCAATGAATCGGAGACAACTTTT GTCTTTGACTGCACTGCCCCATCTGATCAGATTGACGAGTCAATAAATTATGCACACGAAGAATGGAATGATATTAATCATAATAACGTTGCACATGATGAGGTCTACAGAAAACAGCTTGTGACTTCAGTGTTGCAGAAACGTATCTGCCAACCCACAGCGAGAGAACAAG GCTCAACGAGTACTCACATTGGTACAAATGTAGCAGTAGGATGTAGCAGTATTTCGATGGACGACAACATAGAATACATAGCACCTAAAA GGAAAGTTTCTGAAGCAAAGCAGCCTCCTGTAAAGAAGTTAAACACTTCAATGCGCGATAAAGATAACAACCACTCGGCCTCACCTGCTAGTAGAC CTGTATTCTCACGCTCCAGGCCTATATCTGCAGCCCGTCGTCTTACCGAAGTTACGAATTACACGAAAAACCTCAGTTGCATATCTGAAAAAGATTTGGAAGtccgtaaaaattattatgacAGCAAGCTAAAGATCTGTAAGGATTATTATGATGCCAAACTGAAGCTTCTGAAATTAGATGTTGCCGCGAAACAGCGAATAGCGATAGCTATCGAAAACTTGAAGCAGGACATACAGAAAAGCACGCAGGAGGACGCGCAGAACATGCAGGGAAGCATGCAGGAGGACACGCAGGGCATCCAGGATATTATGCAGGAGGACCAGCAGGACATGCAGAAAGAGTATCTTGAAGAGTATCTGGAATAG
- the LOC112694923 gene encoding putative nuclease HARBI1 isoform X1: MDLQRLINWNAVELLENAEILEERPRRIYNRQRDPFELNDDQFIRLFRLNKDLATNIINLFDELHDNPHRRSSALTSETKVLTALRFYASGSYQMDVGYNYQLACSQPSVSRCLRDVNSLLNNPVMFNEWVHFPRSIPELESLRNRFYTDYGFPGVCGCVDCTHIAIVPPSRHDNVYPEHVYVNRKGYHSFNVQLICDSGMKIIHVNAKYPGSSHNSFIWNNSNVLPLFQTLHARGHDQFHLLENLLYMYGINCISVCDSTCTSSVYRGFWLRLTTMAFDTNT, translated from the exons ATGGATCTACAACGTCTGATTAACTGGAATGCTGTAGAGTTGCTTGAAAACGCAGAAATACTTGAGGAGCGTCCACGACGAATCTACAATCGTCAACGCGATCCATTTGAGTTGAACGACGATCAGTTCATACGGTTGTTTAGGCTGAATAAAGATCTAGCAACGAATATAATTAATCTATTCGATGAGTTGCATGATAATCCTCACCGTCGATCTTCCGCATTAACTTCTGAAACAAAG GTACTTACAGCGCTCAGATTTTATGCGTCTGGTAGTTATCAAATGGACGTTGGTTACAATTACCAATTAGCTTGTAGTCAGCCTTCTGTAAGTCGTTGTCTACGAGACGTTAATTCATTACTCAACAATCCTGTAATGTTCAACGAATGGGTACACTTCCCAAGGAGTATTCCGGAGTTGGAAAGCCTCCGTAACAG ATTCTATACAGATTATGGATTCCCGGGAGTATGTGGTTGTGTCGATTGTACACATATTGCAATAGTCCCCCCAAGTCGGCATGATAATGTGTATCCCGAACACGTTTATGTAAATCGGAAAGGGTATCATTCATTTAACGTACAACTG ATTTGCGATTcgggtatgaaaataattcacgtgAATGCCAAATATCCCGGAAGTTCACACAATAGCTTCATTTGGAACAATTCAAATGTGTTACCGTTGTTCCAGACCTTACATGCACGTGGTCATGATCAATTCCACTTGCTGGAGAATTTGTTATACATGTATGGTATTAATTGTATATCCGTATGCGACAGTACTTGTACTTCATCGGTTTACAGGGGATTCTGGTTACGCCTTACAACCATGGCTTTTGACACCAATACTTGA